The stretch of DNA GAAAAATTTGTAAAATAGCTTTAGCACCCTGATCTTTAATGGCCGTGGCCAATCGATGTAAACTCGGAATCATCTCATCACGATCAGCGGCAAATTCACCAGGGAATCCCTTGCCATTGGCTGAGACATACGTACAAGCAGTGATCACCATGCCAGCGCCTTTGGAACGGCGCGCATAGTAATCAATTTCTTCTTCAGAGACAGTCCCGTCAGCATGAGAAGAAAAGTTGGTCATTGGTGCCATCGCGACACGATTTTTGATTTGAACATGATTACGAAAAGTAAAGGGTTCAAATAAAGGTTGATATTGTGAATCCATTCATGGTCTCTCCAATCTCTTGATACTAATATATTTTAATAAAAATATTCCTTTGCTCTTTCGATAGCAAGCGATATTTATAATAAAGAGATTTTGCAAAGGAAACAAAGAATTTGCTTACGCGGTGTCCTGACCAGTCAGCGAAACAGGAAAATGGACCCAATCACCCTGACAATTTTCCAGGCCACGTTTTTAACTGTGTCACAATGACCATCCTACTGGTACAACCTTGAAACCGTGGTGAATGGTTATGACAAATCGCTCAACATGGATCAATCCCTATGTTGGCTTGGCCTTGTTATTATTAGCTATATATTTATCGCCATACGTCATATTTGGCGAGGATGCCCATGTCCGCACGCATGATAATTTGGATTCCAATGTGGCGTGGTATACGGTTCTAGCTAACAGCGGCATGCTGTTTGCCGGTCTGCATGAGACCGTACCTAATATCATGAATGGTATCCCCCGGAACTCCTTAGGTTCTGAATTTAACTTAGTTATTCTGTTATATTTTTTCTTCAAACCGTTTACGGCGTACGCCTTGAATCAAGTGTTGATGCGGGTGCTCGCTTTCTTCGGCATGTACCTTTTTTTAAAAAACTATCTCTTACAGGAACGGGAGTCCTTGCCGATGGCTGCGGGTGCCTCTTTGACGTTTGCCATCATCCCTTTTTGGCCCTCGATGGGTGGAGCCATCGCCGGCATCCCGCTCGCCCTCTATGCGTTCTTAAATATCCGTGGCGGACGTGGATCTATGAAAGACTGGATGATTTTAATTTTACTGCCGTTTTATACGGATTTCGTACTTGTATTTGTCTTCTTTTTAACATGCATGACCGTGTTATGGGTCTATGATTGGATCAAAACGAAGCGGATTCATTGGCCATTTTTCATTGCGATGGCCGTTATGACAGTGGTTTATTTACTTGTGAATTATCGGATCATCTACGAAATGTTTTTGAACCCAGATTTCGTCCCACATAGGGAGTCATTCGACCGCGGACACTACGATTTTATAACATCCGTCGGCAATTGGCTTGGCAATTTCGTCGTTGGGCAAACACACGCGATTCGCCTGACGCAATACATTGTTTTTCCAACCATGATTTGGGCGCTTATTGTGGCCAAACTCAAGCATATTGACTTCACTTGGATGAAACGGATTTTTTATCTGAATCTGCTATTTTCTTTCACCATTGGTTTCTACTATTGGGAAGGATTAAAAGGGATCAAAGCCCGTTGGCCGATTTTCGAGACGTTTAATTTCGGACGGTTTCACTTTCTCGAACCGGCGCTGTGGTACATAGGCTTCGCATTAGCACTCGTCGTTATTTGGCGCGTTTTTACATGGGGCAAACCGATTGTCTACCTTCTATTGCTAAGTCAAATTGTCATCTTATTCATGCATGGTGAAGAGCTTAAATACCGGCATTTCGATTATGTGAGTTTTGAACAGTATTATTCAGAGGATCTTTTTGACCAAATCAAGACTTACATCGGGCGTGATCCCGAAGATTATCGCGTTGTCAGCATTGGCATGCATCCGGCTATCGCCCAGTACAACGGCTTTTATACCTTAGACGGTTACGTTGTCAGCTACCCATTGTCCTATAAAAAGGACTTCCGGAAGATTATCGCACCCGAACTCGAAAAAAATGCTAATATCCGTGGTTATTATGACAATTGGGGCAGTCGCTGTTATATCTTTACAGATGACCTTGGTCAACACTATATGTTTACAAAAGACACAAATGAAACATTAAACCATCTTAACTTAAATATTAAACAGTTAAAGAACATGGGGGGTGATTATATTCTCTCAGCGGTTAAAATCGGAAACCCTGACGACAACCGCTTGAGATTGCTTAAAGTGTTTACAAAACCATCATCGCCATGGAAAATCCATTTGTACCAAGTCCAGTAAAACCATCCAACACGGCTATTCGTAGTTTTCTAAAAGATTGTTGTTTCTAACAAACAATCTATAAAATACGAAGTAAGTGTTTGATTGCCGTTCCAAGCAGTCGCTTTCCACCGGCAACGTTCAGCCTCCTCGGGACAAGACCACTTCCTGCGGGTTCTTCAGCTGTTGCTTCTCCCGCAGAACTCTAGTGAGACATCTTGAGTAAGCGGCGCTGAGGAATACACTATGTTTAAATGCTGCGAATCTCGACGACCCTCCACTCTATCAACTACCTGTATTTAATTAAGCAAAATCAATGTTATAAAGTTGTTAAGCGCAATGCCAGTGGAGGAAATACACGGAGACTCCTGCGGGACTAGTGGCCAAAGTGAGACCCCGCAGAACGGAGTTCGAGGAGGCTCACGGGTCACCCGCGGAAAGCGTAGTGTATTTCCGGAGCGGTATGCTACCACGTAGCCTGTATCAATGAAAAAATAGCATACCAATCACAATGCGATTGAGTATGCTATTTGACTTGTTCATTTAGTTTTTCTCCATCAAAAGTGACCGACTTACGATTCTGCGGCATCCCCTTTTCTAATGATAACAACATTGACACGGCGGTTCATTTGTTGGTGCGCCTTAGTGTCATTTGGAACAATCGGAGAATGTTCACCATATCCGACGAAGCGCATTCGGTCGCGAGCCACCCCTTTGTCAGCCAGACGTAGCAGAACATTGCGGGCACGCGCCCCTGAGAGTTCCCAATTAGAGGCAAATTTTTCACTGGAAACAATCGGATTATTATCCGTATGTCCTTCGATACTCACTTCATTATCAACACTTTTAATAATCTGACTGACAGCTTTCAAAATGGGATCCGCTTGATCTTTTAGCTTGGCGCTACCAAGATCGAATAAAATTTGTTCTTTAAAAGTGACGCGGACGCCCTTCGGTAAATTGCGCAACGAAATCACTGAACTTAAGTCATTTTCTTTAATAAACTTTGAGAGGTCTGCATAAAGTTCATCAAGTTTTTGTTCTTCCTTGTCATCGTCGTCATTCTCATGCTTCGGCATTGTTGGTATCGGCTGATTGGAGCCCGGCGGCGTCCCGCTGTCCGTCACAACCGCATCCCCTTTGAACGCAGTTTGGAGTGAATCTAACAACGAATTAAACTTTTGATTCTCCACCTCGCTCATCGAATAAAGGACGATGAAAAACACGAGCAGCAACGTGATCATATCCGCATAAGTGACGAGCCAACGATCTTGGCCCCCTTCACCGCTTTCTTCCTTCCGTCGCCTACGCCTATGCATTCACATTCACGTCCTCAACTTGCTCACTTTCAGACTTCACTTCATCATCGATAAATGCCATTAATTTATTCCGCAACAATGTTGAGTTTTCACCGTACTGGATAGAGATTAAACCTTCTGCTTGCAACTCCTTGATCATCAAATCGTCATCCAATCGCGCCTTGATTTTATTGAAGATCGGCAAATAAATCACATTGGCGCTGGCCACCCCGTAAAGAGTAGCGATGAAGGCAACCGCGATTGCCGGTCCCAAAGCACTCGGATTATCTAAACTGCCTAATACATGGACAAGCCCCATAACCGTCCCGATAATCCCCATGGTTGGTGCAAAACCGCCAGCCGTTTCAAACACTTTTCCTATTGACAGCATCCGGCGTTCGTAAAGTTCGATTTCCCGGTTCAAAATGTCTTTAATTGTCTCACCTTCAACACCATCCACGATCATCCGGATGCCTTCTGAAAGAAACGGGTCGTCTTCATACATGTCCTGTTGTGTTTCTAACGCCAAAAGACCTTGACGCCTAGACACATTGGAGAGCTCGACCATGTTCTCCACCGTTGTCATCGAATGAGATGAGCTGGCTGTAAATGCATATTTTATGATAAAAGGAACTTTCTTTAATGTCTTAAGCGGAAAACTTATAATGACCGCACCGATCGTACCGCCAAACACAATTATCGCTGCTGTCTCTTGTAATAGTGATCCGAGCGTTCCACCCTCTATGAGAAAACCAACGACCAAAGATAATATACCTACAAACAGGCCAATAATTGTTGTAACATCCATTTGTCAAACACCCTCTCAAAACGCTACCTCTAAGTGTCATATCGGATTCATGGCACCGATTATTTAGAGAGATAAGCGAATTTTGTCGGGCGTTCTCCAATAATGGTTGAAAAGACTCACAAAAAGGGTAAATACTGTCGAATGATCAGGGTTCATCTTAAACTTTAGTCTATTATGACTAGTCTTTTTTAACTATTTCTTGATAACTTTTAGAATACTAGCAGAAATCTAGTGACATTTTTGTTAATATGAATTCAAATGAATTGGAACATTGTCGAAAACCGATGAAATTTGATGATTGGAGCATGGTCTATGAATCACAGGCGAATCAAGACAGACAATTTAATTCCCGAACTCCGATTAGTTCAAGACCTTTATGATGATCATCACACGCTTGTATATCCCGCTGGTACCCTATTGGATCAGGCAAATTTGGCGGCCATTCAACAGATGCCGGTGAATGATGTGATCATTGCTCCCCCGGATTCGTCTATGTCAAAGAAACATCTTCGGCAGTTATTTTTCCAAACGATGCGCGAAATCGGCATGGAAGCCAGATACGGCCGGCTGATGAATCAGTCAAGCACCTATGAATGGCTGGCCGACCTGTTTGTCCGTCTCATGTCCGACGCTTGGACAGCCCACTTGCTTTTCTCACTGAAACAATGGGACGTTTATTGCTTCAATCATTCGGTTGATGTGTTTGTATTAGGAACGTCATTAGCAAGGAAGACAGGTAATACAGATCTGGATACCTTTGCACGGGGCTGCCTGCTCCATGACATCGGGAAACGGTTTGTGCCTAGTGAAATTTTACAAAAGCGAGGGAAATTAACACAGAGAGAATATCATGCTGTTAAACAACATACGTCCAAAGGCGCTTACATGCTCGAAGATCTTGGTTTTTCCCATCGTGAAGCCCGGCTTGCCCGCTCACACCATGAACGTTTAGATGGATCAGGCTATCCCGATGGCTTAACGACGGAAACCCTCGATCAAGATATTAAAACAATTATGATCATAGACGTTTATTCAGCTTTGACACTTGAACGTCCTTACCGCCGGCCGCTTCCGGCTAATCAGGCCATTGAGCGGGTGTTGAATGATCATCATCAATATGATCCATTTTTTTACTTTGCTTTTATGGAAATGCTTGATATTTATCCCCCTCAAGCTGAAGTTGAACTCTCAGACGGACAAAAGGCATGGACAGTGTACAAGAAAGACACAGATGGTCCTGTTCCAGTTGTTCGCTTGCATGGGAATACGGACCCCCTTCAACTACCGGCCAACCTTTCTTTAGTCGTCAAACGAGTCATCGGCTGGAATGATGAGCGCGTCCAACAATTGACCCAGTATCACCAAACGCAATTTATCCAGTCGCTGCTCGACAACCATTATCATACTGCTCTAGAACTATTCGATGTGTTAACGGACGGGATGCGCGTGGAGGAAATCTATGCTGATATTATTGAACTTAATGCCAAGTATTTGAGCAGACAGAAACGTATAGGTGAAATGACTTCGAGAGCGTATGACACAGCCATTGAAGTGTTAATGGCGATCATGGATAACAAAATGTCCGAGTTCTACCCTTCCATTCAACATACGGGAGAGAAGATGATTTTAATCAATATGAGGGCGCGCCAAAGGCCGTCATTGTTCGACAAACTCATTCATGATGTCTTCACGGTTAATGGTTGGGACATCTATCATTTAGATCAAGGCGTATCGCCTGAATCCATGAGTCAAATGATGAACCGCTACCACGTCAATCATGTTGTCTTTGTCATTGATGATGATCAAACGCAGCATACCTTCCAAACTTTCCTATCAAACATTCAAAGATGGGTGCCTTCTTGTTTTCTTATGGCCTATGTTCATCAAGAAACCCATTGGCGTCCTGATGGCGTTGATATCTATGCTCATAGTATCAGGGACATACTGAGTCAAATGAAAACCAAACACTTGCTGTCATCATAAGTCAGAGGCTGGGGACAAATCTAAAACAGGATACTGAAATGCCAATAAGATATGAAAACAAGTTCTAAGCGTCGTCAAAATACGTAGACGCCTGCGGGAACAGCACGAACGCCTTAGAATAAGCTTCTTTGGACTGCGACGAAGCATCTTGCTTCTCTGCATAGGCCTGAAGATGCAGGAGCACGAACGCCTTAGAATATGCTTCTTTGGACTGCGACGAAGCATCTTGCTTCTCTGCATAGGCTTGAAGATGCAGGAGCACGAGCCGAAGATCCACTTGGTCAAGCGATTTTCTTGACCAAGTTAGCTGAGGCCGTGCCCGCGGCAAGCGAAGTATTTTGACGGAGCATTGACAGGAATGACGATTTTAAAGAAAACTTGGCTTATCGCCAAGCCTTAATGGCGAAAGCCTTAGTTGCACTTATACTTGAAGAAAGTTTTTATACTTTCTTTAAGTGTCAAAAAAATCATCCGAACTTGTTAATAACAAGTTCGGATGATTCTGCAATCGTCCACCCAAAAGTTGATCATCCTAATAGCAGCCCATTCCAATAGAAAAGCGCTGTCAAGAGTAAAATGACAAGCCACATGATAGCTGCCATTAATCCAGTTTTCATCAGATCCTTCTCAGTGAAATAACCGTATGAAAAACTAATCATATGTACAGGCGACTGTGTGATAAAAAAGAAGCCTGGAACGCCCGCAAGAAAAAAAACAGCCGGAAACAAAACGGGCGAGACCCCTGATAACTGCTCCCCAACGCTGAAACTAAGAGGAATAATAAACGTCATAATCCCTAAGACATTAACGAAAAACAACCGGATCACAAAAATCAAAAGGATAAACACCAACAGCAACCATACCAAGTGATCAGAATTTATAAACGTAATCATGTGATGTGATATCCATTCCAACAAACCGGAAGAAATGAGAAGATTTGATAACATGATCGTCGAAGCAAAAAAGAGAATCATATCCCAATTAATGGTCTGCTTGGCTTCCCCCCATTTCCAAACGCCTATACCTGGAAGCATCGTGACAGCGGCGCTCAACAATCCGATCAGCGGAATCGAATAATGGTGCAACGGCTGCAAAATCCACAACAGAACAGTCCCCGCAATGATCACCATCATTTTGATTTCATCTTTCTTCAATTGACCACGTTCAGCTAACTGGTCTCTAATGTAGGATACGATAAATTCCGGATTGACTTTCTCAAATGGAAAACATAGGTTCAACACAATCCATAATAATACCATGAAAATAGCAACCGGCGGTACAGTGAGCTGCATCCATTGTAAGAATGTCAGCGGATCAGCCAATTGATGGTTAATAAAGCCATACGTATAAATCGTCGAACTGGCACCTGTTGCAAAAAAAGCACCGGTCAATGCCGTTATATAACAGATACTTATAAACAACGCCTTTGATAGACGCGTCTTTTCCCCCGCCTGACTGACACTCACTATCACTCTATCCAACACCGATGTCACTAAGTTCGCCCGCCCAATGTTTGACGGAATCATCAATGCAAGCAGCGATATAAGCAAAAAACTGGCACTCACAATCTTTCTCCCGCTCCCTTTTGACCAATACAGAATATGCAAGGCAAGTCGGTGGGCAAGACCGGATTGAATCAATGCACCGGATAGCAGATAAGTGGCAAATAGCAACCACACAACCGGTGCACCGACAAACCCGAGCACCTTTTCATAAGTCCAAAAGTGAAACGCTAGAATGAGCATTAATAGAATAGATGAGTAGCCTAGCGGAAAGACACGTCCCAGCCACAATATCTGCATTATAATGAGTAGTGCACATGCCTGAATGTCACCGGGCCAATCAAAGAACAGCGGCACAATAAATAGGATATAAAGTGATAATGCAATAATAAGCAATATTAACTTTCGTCTATTCATCGTTGATATCCTAAAGATTAAGCCCGGTTTTACCCGCTCTTTTTTTCGAAACGATATCCATGACAAACGGATAGACCAAAGCTAGAAGAGTTAAGACAACTAAACCGATGGAAATCGGAGAATGGAAAAAGTAACCCCAGTCACCATTCGATGCCACAATCCCCTTCCGAAAGTTTTGTTCCATTTGACTGCCGACGATTAACGCCAAAATCATCGGTGCAATCGGGAACTTTAGGATCTTCATGAATAATCCTATCACCCCAAAGATCAGAAGGATATAGAAGTCAATAATACTATAGTTAAGTGTGTACGTTCCGACGAATGCCAAGACTAGAATGATCGGATAAAGAATCTTCGGCGGTGTATCCAATACGCGCACCAATAATCCTACCAGAAGAATGTTGAGAATAACTAAGAAAATATTCCCGATAAACATACTGTCGACCAACGTCCAGACCATATCTGGATTATTTTGAAACAATAACGGCCCTGGCCTCATACCCAACATAACGAGAACACCAAGCATGACGGCCGTCGTTCCTGAACCTGGGATCCCCATTGTTAGCAGGGGAATTAACGCCCCAACAGATGCCGCGTTATTCGCTGACTCGGGTGCTGCCAAACCTTCTGGCGCTCCTTCGCCCATCTCTTCCGGTTGCTTAGAAATTTGTTTTTCTGTAGTATAGGCTAGCATAGAAGCCATTGATCCACCCGAACCCGGCAAAACACCGATAATGAAACCAATAGGGCCACTCCGGATCATGGGCCATAAGGACCGTTTCCATTGTTTTTTGCTCATCCACGCTTTTCCGATTTTCTTCTTTTTTCCTGTGGTCTGATCAATCATTAAGTAGTTATACAGGACTTCCCCAACCGCATAAATCCCAATGATAATAACTAAGAAATTAATACCGTCACTCAGCTGTGGAATATTGAAAGTGAATCGATAGATCCCTGTTTGTAAATCAACACCTATAGTACTTAGCAATAAACCAATTGACATGGCAATGAAACCTTTTAACATGGCGCCTCGAGTCAATGAGACGACAGCCGATAAAGCAAAAACCATCAGCCAAAAAAATTCAGCTGGACCGAATTGTAAGGCAAAGCTCGCCAACGGCTTGACTAGAAAAATAAATCCGATAACAGCGATAATGCCGCCAATTAAGGAAGCAATAGCTGATATCGCCAATGCCGGCCCTGCTTGCCCTTTTTTCGACATTGGATAACCGTCGAAGGACGCCGCAATCGCCGAGCCGTCTCCCGGGGTATTTAATAGAATTGAACTCCTAGAACCCCCGTACATCGCACCATAATAGATCGCAGCCATTAGGATGACAGCAGATATGGGGTCCATTCCGAAAGTGATTGGAATGAGCACAGCCACGGCTGTCGCCGGCCCTAACCCCGGAAGCATCCCGACTATCGTTCCTAGAAATCCGCCAATAATCACCCACAGTATATTTATTGGCATCAACGCGTTCTCGAATCCATTCATAATATGCTGAAAGTCCATACTAAAGACACCTCCAATAACAGCAATTAGGTACAGTCAATTGGCTGCTGTCAGACAGCCTTTTATGGCAAACTGACATGTAATAATTTCGCAAATCCGTACCAAATCACCCAAGTAAATAGAACAGCAACCACAATATTAACCATCCATTTTCTTTTTGTTCGGACGCCATTGACTAAGCATAAAAGGAATCCTAAAAATAGAATGGTTGAAATCAAGAATCCAAGGGGTTGGAAAACCATCGTGTAAAGCAGACCAAGCACCAAACTACCAATAATTAAAAACGGAGTCCGATTTTTTAACAGCGCTTTCAGCTCTTCGTTTGCTTCAGTTCCACTGATCAACTCTTTAATAAAATAAACCGTACTGATGATAATCAAGAAGATACTGATGAATGCCGGAAAATATTTTGGAGCGTTTGGATCTCCAGTTGGGGCTTCCGACAAAGTTAACGTCCCAACAAGAAAAGCGACACCCACTAAGATAAAGAAAATGGGGACCCCATACCTTTTAAAAATCATAGAAACCCTACACCTCCTAATACCATTGAGGTAAAAATGGATCCCTGTGGGATCCATTTAAATTTAATATTTATCAGAGAGTCCCGCTGTCTCGATAAGATCTTTATATTGCTTAACCTGCTTCTTGAAAAATTTCTTTGCCTCACTGCTGTCTTTGTAGAAATCCTGCCACTCGTTGTTTTTCAAAACCTTTTGCCACGCATCGGTTTTCACCATTTTTCCGATTTTCTTATCCCAATAAGCGATTTGTTCTTCCGTCATATCAGGCGGTCCCATAATGCCTCTCCAGTGCGGGAATACAATGTCAACACCGGATTCTTTATAGGTCGGAATATCTTCCAAACCATCAATCCGTTCTTCTGAAGATACAGCTAAGATTTTCAGTTTGCCCGCCTTATATTGCTGTTTTGCCTCTGAAACCGACATGGTTGCAGCACCAACATGATGACCGAGCAAAGCATTGGTTACGTCTCCGCCGCTTTCATAGACTAGAAAGTCCAATTTCTTCGCACCAACGCCATATGCTTTGGCGGCTTTAAGGAAGGAAAGGTGATCGTCATTCCCGAGTCCTGGGGCCACCGCGATCTTTTTCGATTTCGGATCAGATTTCAGTTGCTTCATCAAGTCCTTTAGGCTCGAGATATCTGAATCCTTAGGCACGACAATGGCTTCCCATTCCGTGGCCAAAATAGCAAGGGGTGTGAAATTTTTATAAGTAAGATCACTGCGTCCCAATAAATGATTAGTGATTAAAAGACTTGAGTTAATAGCCAGTGTGTTCGGTCCTTTTTGCTTTAAATACTTCCAACCCACTTCACCGCTTCCACCTGGTTTATTGGCAACCGTAAGGGGTTTCTTGATCAGATTCTGATCTGATAATACTTTTTTCATCGCACGAGCGGTCGTATCCCAACCGCCGCCTGGGGTCGCTGGAGCCACAAACTCAATCCGCTTATTCGGCTGCCATCCTGAACCGCTTTCTCCTCCAGTGGATCCAGAACTACTTCCGCTATTAGAACAGGCCGACGCAAAAATCATAATAAAAGCGAGGGTAAGAATACCTGCGAATGTTTTCAAAATGATCATCTCCTTTTTGAAAATCGCTGCATGTCAGAGCCTAAATGTCAAAATGTCATGCAACTGTTTTCTCATTGTAAAGGGCATTAAATAAAATGTAACCGTTTTCCTAATTTGATTTTTAAAATTCATAAAACACATTTTGTTCATTTTGTTCACAAAATAGATCACGATATTATGAATAAATAAAATATTTCCGCTCCGGCCTCCCAACAATGCCGTATTCCAGTTCTGCTTGTCCTTCACCCGTAGAAATTAAATATTCCAAATACCTTCTTGCCGTCGTCCGGGAGGCCCCCATTTTTTCACTCATCGCTTCTGCCGTCATACCTTCGACAGTATTAAACAAAATGTTTTTGACCTTCTCAAGCGTTAATGAATCTATGCCTTTTGGTAGTTGATCTTTTTCAGGCATCCCCGCATTTGCGTGTCCGAAATAACGGTCAACCACGGATTGGTCCAGTTCTTGATGTGAAACAAGCCAGTCTTTTTTTCTTTTATAGTCTTCAATAGCTGTTTTGAATCGTTCAAGCTTGACAGGTTTGATCAAATAATTGAACACACCATATCGAAGCGAAGTTTCCAGCATGTCTTTCTCCGTAGCCGCTGTGATCATAATGATGTCAACGGACGGAAAGGACTTTCTGATTTCAGGCAGTAATTCGGTTCCGAACACATCGGGCATATAGATATCCAATAATAATAAATCCACATCATCGTTCCTTAATAATTCGAGCGTCTGATCGGCATTCAAAGCTTGTCCCACTACCGATACATTAGTGATGGATGATAAAAATTGTTCATGTAAGCTTGCG from Tuberibacillus sp. Marseille-P3662 encodes:
- a CDS encoding DUF6044 family protein yields the protein MTNRSTWINPYVGLALLLLAIYLSPYVIFGEDAHVRTHDNLDSNVAWYTVLANSGMLFAGLHETVPNIMNGIPRNSLGSEFNLVILLYFFFKPFTAYALNQVLMRVLAFFGMYLFLKNYLLQERESLPMAAGASLTFAIIPFWPSMGGAIAGIPLALYAFLNIRGGRGSMKDWMILILLPFYTDFVLVFVFFLTCMTVLWVYDWIKTKRIHWPFFIAMAVMTVVYLLVNYRIIYEMFLNPDFVPHRESFDRGHYDFITSVGNWLGNFVVGQTHAIRLTQYIVFPTMIWALIVAKLKHIDFTWMKRIFYLNLLFSFTIGFYYWEGLKGIKARWPIFETFNFGRFHFLEPALWYIGFALALVVIWRVFTWGKPIVYLLLLSQIVILFMHGEELKYRHFDYVSFEQYYSEDLFDQIKTYIGRDPEDYRVVSIGMHPAIAQYNGFYTLDGYVVSYPLSYKKDFRKIIAPELEKNANIRGYYDNWGSRCYIFTDDLGQHYMFTKDTNETLNHLNLNIKQLKNMGGDYILSAVKIGNPDDNRLRLLKVFTKPSSPWKIHLYQVQ
- a CDS encoding flagellar motor protein MotB, with translation MHRRRRRKEESGEGGQDRWLVTYADMITLLLVFFIVLYSMSEVENQKFNSLLDSLQTAFKGDAVVTDSGTPPGSNQPIPTMPKHENDDDDKEEQKLDELYADLSKFIKENDLSSVISLRNLPKGVRVTFKEQILFDLGSAKLKDQADPILKAVSQIIKSVDNEVSIEGHTDNNPIVSSEKFASNWELSGARARNVLLRLADKGVARDRMRFVGYGEHSPIVPNDTKAHQQMNRRVNVVIIRKGDAAES
- a CDS encoding flagellar motor protein — its product is MDVTTIIGLFVGILSLVVGFLIEGGTLGSLLQETAAIIVFGGTIGAVIISFPLKTLKKVPFIIKYAFTASSSHSMTTVENMVELSNVSRRQGLLALETQQDMYEDDPFLSEGIRMIVDGVEGETIKDILNREIELYERRMLSIGKVFETAGGFAPTMGIIGTVMGLVHVLGSLDNPSALGPAIAVAFIATLYGVASANVIYLPIFNKIKARLDDDLMIKELQAEGLISIQYGENSTLLRNKLMAFIDDEVKSESEQVEDVNVNA
- a CDS encoding HD-GYP domain-containing protein encodes the protein MNHRRIKTDNLIPELRLVQDLYDDHHTLVYPAGTLLDQANLAAIQQMPVNDVIIAPPDSSMSKKHLRQLFFQTMREIGMEARYGRLMNQSSTYEWLADLFVRLMSDAWTAHLLFSLKQWDVYCFNHSVDVFVLGTSLARKTGNTDLDTFARGCLLHDIGKRFVPSEILQKRGKLTQREYHAVKQHTSKGAYMLEDLGFSHREARLARSHHERLDGSGYPDGLTTETLDQDIKTIMIIDVYSALTLERPYRRPLPANQAIERVLNDHHQYDPFFYFAFMEMLDIYPPQAEVELSDGQKAWTVYKKDTDGPVPVVRLHGNTDPLQLPANLSLVVKRVIGWNDERVQQLTQYHQTQFIQSLLDNHYHTALELFDVLTDGMRVEEIYADIIELNAKYLSRQKRIGEMTSRAYDTAIEVLMAIMDNKMSEFYPSIQHTGEKMILINMRARQRPSLFDKLIHDVFTVNGWDIYHLDQGVSPESMSQMMNRYHVNHVVFVIDDDQTQHTFQTFLSNIQRWVPSCFLMAYVHQETHWRPDGVDIYAHSIRDILSQMKTKHLLSS
- a CDS encoding SLC13 family permease translates to MNRRKLILLIIALSLYILFIVPLFFDWPGDIQACALLIIMQILWLGRVFPLGYSSILLMLILAFHFWTYEKVLGFVGAPVVWLLFATYLLSGALIQSGLAHRLALHILYWSKGSGRKIVSASFLLISLLALMIPSNIGRANLVTSVLDRVIVSVSQAGEKTRLSKALFISICYITALTGAFFATGASSTIYTYGFINHQLADPLTFLQWMQLTVPPVAIFMVLLWIVLNLCFPFEKVNPEFIVSYIRDQLAERGQLKKDEIKMMVIIAGTVLLWILQPLHHYSIPLIGLLSAAVTMLPGIGVWKWGEAKQTINWDMILFFASTIMLSNLLISSGLLEWISHHMITFINSDHLVWLLLVFILLIFVIRLFFVNVLGIMTFIIPLSFSVGEQLSGVSPVLFPAVFFLAGVPGFFFITQSPVHMISFSYGYFTEKDLMKTGLMAAIMWLVILLLTALFYWNGLLLG
- a CDS encoding tripartite tricarboxylate transporter permease, whose amino-acid sequence is MDFQHIMNGFENALMPINILWVIIGGFLGTIVGMLPGLGPATAVAVLIPITFGMDPISAVILMAAIYYGAMYGGSRSSILLNTPGDGSAIAASFDGYPMSKKGQAGPALAISAIASLIGGIIAVIGFIFLVKPLASFALQFGPAEFFWLMVFALSAVVSLTRGAMLKGFIAMSIGLLLSTIGVDLQTGIYRFTFNIPQLSDGINFLVIIIGIYAVGEVLYNYLMIDQTTGKKKKIGKAWMSKKQWKRSLWPMIRSGPIGFIIGVLPGSGGSMASMLAYTTEKQISKQPEEMGEGAPEGLAAPESANNAASVGALIPLLTMGIPGSGTTAVMLGVLVMLGMRPGPLLFQNNPDMVWTLVDSMFIGNIFLVILNILLVGLLVRVLDTPPKILYPIILVLAFVGTYTLNYSIIDFYILLIFGVIGLFMKILKFPIAPMILALIVGSQMEQNFRKGIVASNGDWGYFFHSPISIGLVVLTLLALVYPFVMDIVSKKRAGKTGLNL
- a CDS encoding tripartite tricarboxylate transporter TctB family protein; translation: MIFKRYGVPIFFILVGVAFLVGTLTLSEAPTGDPNAPKYFPAFISIFLIIISTVYFIKELISGTEANEELKALLKNRTPFLIIGSLVLGLLYTMVFQPLGFLISTILFLGFLLCLVNGVRTKRKWMVNIVVAVLFTWVIWYGFAKLLHVSLP
- a CDS encoding tripartite tricarboxylate transporter substrate binding protein translates to MKTFAGILTLAFIMIFASACSNSGSSSGSTGGESGSGWQPNKRIEFVAPATPGGGWDTTARAMKKVLSDQNLIKKPLTVANKPGGSGEVGWKYLKQKGPNTLAINSSLLITNHLLGRSDLTYKNFTPLAILATEWEAIVVPKDSDISSLKDLMKQLKSDPKSKKIAVAPGLGNDDHLSFLKAAKAYGVGAKKLDFLVYESGGDVTNALLGHHVGAATMSVSEAKQQYKAGKLKILAVSSEERIDGLEDIPTYKESGVDIVFPHWRGIMGPPDMTEEQIAYWDKKIGKMVKTDAWQKVLKNNEWQDFYKDSSEAKKFFKKQVKQYKDLIETAGLSDKY
- a CDS encoding response regulator, whose product is MIRVAIAEDDFRVASLHEQFLSSITNVSVVGQALNADQTLELLRNDDVDLLLLDIYMPDVFGTELLPEIRKSFPSVDIIMITAATEKDMLETSLRYGVFNYLIKPVKLERFKTAIEDYKRKKDWLVSHQELDQSVVDRYFGHANAGMPEKDQLPKGIDSLTLEKVKNILFNTVEGMTAEAMSEKMGASRTTARRYLEYLISTGEGQAELEYGIVGRPERKYFIYS